The stretch of DNA GCCACGGCCAACTTCATATTATATACCACTGATCGTTTAGTTGCATTAGGTTCATATTGAGAGGCAACTTCTATCGCCCAATCAAAAATTTTCTTTTTAGACCCCGTTAAATTGCTTCCTGTTTTGATAATTTTCTCGTATACTTTTTCCATGATACGAGGTACTGCAGTCATAATATGCGGTTTAACTTCCGTGATATTATCACCTATTTTCTCTAACCCTTCCGCAAAATAAATTGAAATTCCTAAGTTTAAATAACAATAAATTACTATACGTTCGTAGGCGTGACAGGGTGGCAAGAATGTTAATCCACGCGAACCATGATCTAATACCAATAATTCATTCGATGCTTGAACATTCGACATCATATTGTTATGAGATAACATTACGCCTTTTGGTTTTCCCGATGTACCTGAAGTATAGATTAACGTTAATAAATCATCTGAAGTGATTTTAGCACTACGTTCTGCAATTTCAAGATCGGACACCACTTGCCCAATTTCAATTAACTCCTTCCAATTTCTAGAATTTGGAAACTCATTAATGGCGAAAATATATTTTAAATCATAAATCGAATCCATTAGATTCGAGATTCTTTGGTATAAACTTTTATTGCTCACAATGCACACACTAATTTCGGCATCATGAAAAATAAATTGGTATTCTGCGTCTGTTATATTTGGATAAATCGCGACAACTACTGCACCGATTTGTTGAATTGCAAAGTCAATCACGTGCCACTCGTAGCGACTCTCACAAACTAAGCCTACTTTGTCTCCCGGTTTTACTCCTAACGCGACAAGTCCCTTAGCGACGTCAATAGTTTGTTGAATAAATTCAGCTGGTTTCGTAAATTCCCATTCTCCATCTTTTTTCGTAGCAAACATATGATGATCGGGATAAGATTCCGCTTGATCGTATGCTAAATCAAATATTCTTTTCAGATTACTCAACTGTATTATTTTTTAATTTAAAAAGAGTGCAAATTTCGTTAATTTTTTATTAATAACCTTCTAATTTTGAATTTTTAAATTGAATTAATTGATTATTAAACAGTTAAACAAAAAGTGGCTTGAATTTTCATATTCAAACCACTTTTAACCTCTAAATACTTATCTTTATATTAACGATAAATTTCTTGAATCAAATGTTCATATTTTTGAGTAATCACTTTACGCTTAAGCTTTAGTGTTGGTGTTAACTCGCCCCCTTCAATCGTGAATTCATTAGGAACGATTTTAAATTTCTTAATAGTTTCCCAATTCCCAAAATTTTTATTGAATCGATTAATTTCATCCCCTATTTTCTTTACCACCTCATCAGCCAGAAAAAATTCTTCTTTGGAAAGATTTAAAAGAGATGGTGCTTGATCTTTGGCCCAATCTTTTAAATTTTGATAAGATGGTACCACTAACGCTGCAGGAAATTTTTGGTTTTCCCCTACTACCATGAACTGCTCAATATAATCAGATTCGACCATTTTGGATTCAATCTGCGTAGGAACTATATATTTTCCTCCAGATGTTTTAAACATTTCCTTTTTACGATCAACGATTTTAAGGAATTTGCCATCGATAATTTGACCTATATCACCCGTATACAACCATCCATCTTTTATGACTTCTGCTGTTGCTTCCGGATTTTTATAATACCCTTTCATGACATTGTCACCTTTCACCATGATTTCACCATCTGGAGCCAATTTGAATTTCACTCCTGGGATTGCTGGTCCGACAGATCCAATTAAAACACCATCTTGATAGGAATTCACAGAGATTAAGGGAGAAGCTTCTGTTAATCCATACCCCTCATATACATTAACTTTTGCTGCAAAATACAGACGCATTAAGCGTTGATTAAGTGCAGCACTTCCTGAACAAACGGCACCTAAACGACCTCCTAGTCCTTGTTTCCATTTGGATAACACCAAACGATGCGCAAAAAAATACTTAATGTTATAAATTAACGATCGTTGTGA from Faecalibacter sp. LW9 encodes:
- a CDS encoding long-chain fatty acid--CoA ligase, which translates into the protein MSNLKRIFDLAYDQAESYPDHHMFATKKDGEWEFTKPAEFIQQTIDVAKGLVALGVKPGDKVGLVCESRYEWHVIDFAIQQIGAVVVAIYPNITDAEYQFIFHDAEISVCIVSNKSLYQRISNLMDSIYDLKYIFAINEFPNSRNWKELIEIGQVVSDLEIAERSAKITSDDLLTLIYTSGTSGKPKGVMLSHNNMMSNVQASNELLVLDHGSRGLTFLPPCHAYERIVIYCYLNLGISIYFAEGLEKIGDNITEVKPHIMTAVPRIMEKVYEKIIKTGSNLTGSKKKIFDWAIEVASQYEPNATKRSVVYNMKLAVARKLVLNKFYDALGGNFKNIISGSASLQDKIARVFMAAGLPFYEGYGMTETSPLISVNNPYKQGIRIGTVGSPIRGVQVKLAEDGEILVKGPNVMLGYYKNPEATAEVIKDGWLHTGDIGTWVEGEGNFLKIIDRKKEMFKISGGKYVVPAPIENKLTESEYIEQAMVVGDGEKFPSALIVPNFSKVKEWVTTNHPDLAGLSKHEMFASKEVHKLINTEVRQANQFFGNWEQLKKCVIIDHEFSIENGQLSPTLKKKRKVITEHYKKEIESIFK